One Lutra lutra chromosome 18, mLutLut1.2, whole genome shotgun sequence genomic window carries:
- the LOC125090283 gene encoding thyroid receptor-interacting protein 11-like — MRLPSMTDQHPHVDEDLERLAQQSRAVPLGDPKILEEIEDLECEVFQLNRVKDDLEEEIKEQQKIIHNQQQGKRALLQSLREQKEKVDRLQLRQEEMNAEHAQLLAAKDEMIRNLHVTLEELRAQWPHKSPQIPREPCEEEEVGASQPLPRENGSEERDPPKAEIQRLVQGIKEQELEMKLLAEQNIRLTEQVDRLSKEEIGKLTRIIQQKDMEIQHLSSRISEASDSQNRHVEHLQRQLQECALKSEQILAVLNEKTRENSNLRRDYHEMTHRLAAKDADLQRMQEENQKLSTRVESSGQEVARALEGKLKSLQGLLHQTNADLEVKEDQLQEFKKQNEVQREILEDTQKKLLTLVSQAEGMVDKTLLRGLFVGSLQAADAERREALRLMASALGIREDQLRQLRGQEPAGVPSGATGGPESRSAPNSPAKPNHQAVANHSFSELFVQFLKAESHSTFPPPKPSAHDVMPPDSGGRGKLPKKQGPPRLNATLGSTPRKNDVKPRTTAVSLINPPGPEMDGSQHLLLNAVTDALPTYTPQILSPAKKGGKAAKHLSEK, encoded by the coding sequence ATGCGTCTCCCATCCATGACAGACCAACATCCTCATGTGGACGAAGACCTGGAGCGCCTAGCACAACAGAGTCGCGCTGTCCCTCTGGGTGACcctaaaatcctagaggagattGAAGATCTAGAGTGTGAAGTCTTTCAGCTCAACAGGGTAAAAGATGATCTCGAGGAGGAAATAAAGGAACAACAGAAGATCATTCACAAccagcagcaggggaagagagcaCTGCTGCAGTCTTTacgggagcagaaggagaaagtggaCCGTCTTCAACTCCGGCAGGAGGAGATGAACGCTGAACACGCTCAGCTCCTTGCAGCGAAAGACGAGATGATTCGGAATCTGCACGTCACGCTGGAAGAGCTGAGAGCCCAGTGGCCCCACAAAAGCCCACAAATCCCGAGAGAACCCtgtgaggaagaggaagtgggagcaagccagcctctccccagagAGAACGGAAGTGAAGAGCGTGATCCACCTAAAGCCGAAATTCAAAGATTAGTCCAAGGAATCAAAGAACAGGAACTGGAGATGAAGCTTCTCGCTGAACAGAACATCCGACTGACCGAGCAGGTGGATCGGCTGTCCAAAGAGGAGATCGGGAAGCTCACTCGGATTATCCAGCAAAAGGATATGGAGATTCAGCATCTTTCCAGCAGAATCTCCGAGGCTTCTGACAGCCAGAACAGGCACGTGGAACACCTTCAACGGCAATTGCAAGAGTGTGCTTTGAAAAGCGAACAGATCTTGGCCGTCCTAAATGAGAAGACGAGGGAGAATAGCAATCTGAGAAGGGACTATCACGAAATGACCCATCGACTTGCTGCCAAGGATGCAGACCTCCAGAGGATGCAAGAGGAAAATCAAAAACTGTCCACGAGAGTGGAAAGCAGCGGCCAGGAGGTGGCAAGAGCCCTAGAAGGGAAACTGAAGTCATTACAGGGATTATTGCATCAAACAAATGCTGACTTGGAGGTGAAGGAGGACCAACTCCAAGAGTTCAAGAAACAGAATGAGGTGCAGCGGGAAATCCTGGAGGACACACAGAAGAAACTCTTGACCTTAGTAAGTCAGGCCGAAGGAATGGTGGACAAAACCCTCCTAAGGGGACTCTTCGTGGGATCTTTGCAGGCAGCTGATGCGGAACGGCGGGAAGCGTTGAGGCTGATGGCAAGCGCGCTGGGGATCCGAGAGGACCAGCTGCGGCAGCTGCGCGGTCAAGAGCCCGCGGGTGTGCCCAGCGGGGCGACTGGGGGGCCCGAGTCCAGAAGCGCCCCCAACTCACCTGCGAAACCAAATCACCAAGCTGTGGCCAATCATTCCTTTTCAGAACTTTTTGTCCAGTTTCTAAAAGCGGAATCTCATTCAACTTTTCCACCGCCCAAACCCTCTGCTCATGACGTGATGCCCCCAGAttcaggaggaaggggaaagctGCCTAAGAAACAAGGCCCACCACGACTGAACGCTACCCTGGGATCCACACCCCGAAAAAACGATGTCAAGCCCCGCACCACAGCTGTGTCTCTTATTAACCCACCTGGACCGGAAATGGATGGATCGCAGCACCTTCTTCTAAATGCTGTCACTGATGCTTTACCCACGTACACGCCGCAAATACTGTCACCTGCCAAGAAGGGTGGAAAGGCGGCCAAACACCTCTCAGAGAAATAG
- the LOC125090288 gene encoding LOW QUALITY PROTEIN: RNA-binding motif, single-stranded-interacting protein 1-like (The sequence of the model RefSeq protein was modified relative to this genomic sequence to represent the inferred CDS: substituted 1 base at 1 genomic stop codon) yields MIFPSSSGNPGGSSNRRTPSRKQQSLVPAHPRAPPSPSTTSSNNDSSSSSNSGWDQLSKRNLCIRGLPPNSTDQDLVKLCQPYGKIVSTQAILDKTTNKCKGYGFVDFDSPAAAQKAVSALEASGVQAQMAKQQEQDPTNLYISNLPLSMDEQELENMLKPFGQVISTRILRDSSGTSXGVGFAGMESTEKCEAVIGHFNGKFIKTPPGVSAPTEPLLCKFADRGQKKRQNPNKYIPNGRPWHPGGEAGMTLTYDPTTAALQNGFYPSPYSIATNRMITQTSLTSYIASPVSAYQVQSPSWMQPQPYILQHPGSVLTPWMEHTISLQPASIISPLAQQMSHLSLGSTGTYMPATSAVQGAYLPQYTHVQTTAVPVEEAGGQQQVAVETSNDHSPYSFQPSK; encoded by the exons ATGATCTTCCCCAGCAGCAGCGGCAACCCCGGGGGCAGCAGCAACCGCAGGACGCCCTCTCGCAAGCAGCAGTCTCTGGTCCCAGCGCACCCcagggcccctcccagccccagcaccaCCAGCAGTAATAACgacagcagcagcagtagcaacTCAGGATGGGACCAGCTGAGCAAAAGGAACCTCTGTATCCGAGGGCTGCCTCCCAACAGCACAGACCAGGACCTGGTGAAGCTGTGTCAGCCATATGGGAAGATCGTCTCCACGCAGGCAATTTTGGATAAGACAACAAACAAATGCAAAGGTTATGGTTTTGTCGACTTTGACAGTCCTGCAGCAGCCCAGAAAGCTGTGTCTGCCTTGGAGGCTAGTGGGGTTCAAGCTCAAATGGCAAAGCAACAGGAACAAGATCCTACTAACCTATACATTTCTAATCTGCCACTGTCCATGGATGAGCAAGAACTTGAAAATATGCTCAAACCATTTGGACAGGTTATTTCTACAAGGATACTGCGGGATTCCAGTGGCACCAGTTGAGGTGTTGGCTTTGCTGGGATGGAATCAACAGAGAAGTGTGAAGCCGTCATTGgtcattttaatggaaaattcatTAAGACACCACCTGGAGTTTCTGCTCCTACAGAACCTTTGTTGTGTAAGTTTGCGGACAGAGGACAGAAGAAGAGGCAGAACCCAAACAAATACATCCCTAATGGAAGACCATGGCATCCAGGAGGAGAGGCTGGAATGACACTTACTTATGACCCAACCACAGCTGCTCTACAGAACGGATTTTATCCTTCACCATACAGTATTGCTACAAACCGAATGATCACTCAAACTTCTCTTACATCCTATATTGCATCTCCTGTATCTGCCTACCAG GTGCAAAGTCCTTCTTGGATGCAACCTCAACCCTATATCCTACAGCACCCCGGGTCTGTGTTAACTCCCTGGATGGAGCACACCATATCACTACAGCCCGCGTCTATTATCAGCCCTCTGGCCCAGCAGATGAGTCATCTGTCACTAGGCAGCACCGGAACATACATGCCTGCGACATCCGCTGTGCAAGGGGCTTATTTGCCACAGTACACACACGTGCAGACGACAGCCGTTCCCGTTGAGGAAGCAGGTGGACAGCAGCAAGTGGCTGTCGAGACGTCTAATGACCATTCACCATATTCCTTTCAACCTAGTAAGTAA